In Bacillus toyonensis BCT-7112, a single window of DNA contains:
- a CDS encoding 2-hydroxy-3-keto-5-methylthiopentenyl-1-phosphate phosphatase translates to MSIQVFCDFDGTITNNDNIMSIMEKFAPPEAEEIKQRILSQELSIQEGVSQLFQLLPTNLHDDIIQFLKETAEIRSGFREFIQFVNENNISFYVVSGGMDFFVYPLLQGIIPKEQIYCNETDFSNEYITVKWPNPCDHYCQNHCGLCKSSLIRKLSDTNNFHIVIGDSITDLQAAKQADKVFARDFLITKCKENHIVYTPFETFHDVQAELKHLLEVKS, encoded by the coding sequence ATGAGTATTCAAGTATTTTGTGATTTCGATGGTACGATTACAAATAACGATAACATTATGTCGATTATGGAAAAATTCGCACCACCAGAAGCAGAAGAAATAAAGCAAAGAATTTTATCACAAGAGCTTTCTATTCAAGAAGGTGTTTCTCAATTATTTCAATTGCTACCTACTAATTTGCATGATGATATAATTCAATTTTTAAAAGAAACTGCCGAAATTCGTAGTGGCTTTCGTGAATTTATACAATTTGTAAATGAAAATAATATTTCTTTTTACGTTGTATCAGGTGGAATGGATTTCTTCGTCTATCCACTCTTACAAGGAATCATTCCAAAAGAGCAAATTTACTGTAATGAAACAGACTTTTCAAATGAATACATTACAGTTAAGTGGCCTAACCCTTGTGATCATTACTGTCAAAATCATTGTGGATTATGTAAATCATCTTTAATCCGCAAATTAAGTGATACAAATAATTTCCATATTGTAATCGGAGATTCTATTACTGATTTACAAGCTGCGAAACAAGCAGATAAAGTATTCGCTCGCGATTTCCTTATTACAAAGTGTAAAGAAAATCATATTGTTTATACACCGTTTGAAACATTTCACGATGTTCAAGCTGAATTAAAACATTTGTTGGAGGTGAAATCATGA
- a CDS encoding methylthioribulose 1-phosphate dehydratase: MKQLFRQWYDLSEIKKELTTRNWFPATSGNISIKVSHEPLTFLITASGKDKTKTTPDDFLLVDHAGVPVLETELRPSAETILHTHIYNNTNAGCVLHVHTTDNNVITNLYSDTVTLQNQEIIKALDIWEEGATIHIPIIENHAHIPTLGENFRKHIQGDSGAVLIRNHGITVWGRDSFDAKKRLEAYEFLFQFHIKLLSIQGGVSNGANSYS, from the coding sequence ATGAAACAACTGTTTCGTCAATGGTATGACTTAAGCGAGATTAAAAAAGAATTAACAACTCGAAATTGGTTTCCAGCAACAAGTGGCAATATTTCTATAAAAGTTAGTCATGAGCCGCTTACTTTCCTTATTACAGCAAGCGGTAAAGATAAAACAAAAACCACTCCAGATGATTTTCTATTAGTAGATCATGCAGGAGTTCCTGTTTTAGAGACTGAATTACGCCCTTCAGCAGAAACAATATTGCATACACATATTTATAACAATACGAATGCCGGGTGCGTACTTCATGTTCATACAACGGATAACAATGTCATCACAAATTTGTATAGCGATACAGTCACCCTTCAAAATCAAGAAATCATTAAAGCTCTTGATATTTGGGAGGAAGGTGCAACAATTCACATTCCTATTATCGAAAACCATGCTCATATCCCAACACTTGGGGAGAACTTCCGAAAACATATACAAGGAGATTCGGGAGCAGTATTAATTCGAAATCACGGCATCACTGTATGGGGCCGTGATAGCTTTGATGCAAAGAAAAGATTAGAAGCTTATGAGTTTTTATTCCAATTTCATATAAAACTATTATCAATTCAAGGAGGCGTTTCTAATGGCGCAAATTCGTATTCATGA
- a CDS encoding 1,2-dihydroxy-3-keto-5-methylthiopentene dioxygenase produces MAQIRIHEVNTRIENEVEVSKFLQEEGVLYEKWNISKLPTHLNENYSLTDDNKAEILTVFSKEIADVSARRGYKAHDVISLSSSTPNLDELLINFQKEHHHTDDEVRFIVSGHGIFAIEGKDGKFFDVELEPGDLISVPENARHYFTLQDDRQVVAIRIFVTTEGWVPIY; encoded by the coding sequence ATGGCGCAAATTCGTATTCATGAAGTAAATACTCGCATTGAGAATGAAGTGGAAGTATCAAAATTTCTACAAGAGGAAGGCGTTTTATATGAGAAATGGAATATTTCTAAACTTCCTACTCATTTAAATGAAAATTATTCGTTAACAGATGATAACAAAGCTGAAATATTAACTGTTTTTTCAAAAGAAATCGCTGATGTTTCAGCACGCCGAGGTTATAAAGCGCATGATGTAATTTCACTTTCAAGTAGCACACCTAACCTTGACGAATTATTAATTAATTTCCAAAAAGAACACCATCATACTGATGATGAAGTTCGCTTTATTGTCAGTGGCCATGGCATCTTTGCTATTGAAGGCAAAGATGGAAAATTCTTTGACGTTGAACTTGAGCCAGGCGACCTAATCTCTGTTCCTGAAAATGCAAGACATTATTTTACTTTGCAGGATGATCGTCAAGTTGTAGCTATTCGTATTTTTGTTACAACTGAAGGCTGGGTTCCAATCTATTAA
- a CDS encoding DUF3909 family protein, with protein sequence MDLQKFDEMIDAVQRATCIQINEKQKEAFKQKYDFEPNFEYGRDEKGHYVIRTSKKMLEEMEFYLALKYDRDGVDLYMQAEIDDICHVSVSYSEDALHLQELFQFLEENK encoded by the coding sequence ATGGATCTCCAAAAGTTTGATGAGATGATTGATGCTGTGCAGCGAGCAACTTGTATACAAATCAATGAAAAACAAAAGGAAGCCTTTAAACAAAAATATGATTTTGAACCAAACTTTGAATATGGAAGAGATGAGAAAGGGCATTATGTCATTCGAACTTCAAAAAAGATGTTAGAAGAAATGGAGTTTTACTTGGCATTAAAATATGATCGTGATGGAGTGGATCTTTATATGCAAGCTGAGATTGACGATATATGTCATGTGTCTGTTAGCTATAGTGAAGATGCGTTACATCTACAAGAATTGTTTCAATTTCTAGAAGAAAATAAATAA
- a CDS encoding NAD(P)-dependent oxidoreductase — protein MENKILSIGFIGIGVMGKSMVRHLMQEGHKVYVYNRTKAKTDSLVQDGANWCDTPKELVKQVDVVMTMVGYPHDVEEVYFGSEGIIENANEGTIAIDFTTSTPTLAKRINEVGKRKNVFTLDAPVSGGDVGAKEARLAIMVGGEKDIYDRCLPLFEKLGTNIQLQGPAGSGQHTKMCNQIAIASNMIGVCEAVAYAKKAGLNPDKVLESISTGAAGSWSLNNLAPRMLKGDFEPGFYVKHFMKDMKIALDEAEKLQLPVPGLSLAKELYEELIMDGEENSGTQVLYKKYIRG, from the coding sequence ATGGAAAACAAAATTTTATCAATAGGTTTCATCGGTATCGGTGTAATGGGAAAAAGTATGGTTCGTCATTTAATGCAAGAAGGTCATAAAGTATATGTATATAATAGAACGAAAGCGAAGACAGATTCATTAGTACAAGATGGTGCAAATTGGTGTGATACACCGAAAGAGTTAGTGAAGCAAGTAGATGTTGTAATGACTATGGTTGGATATCCACATGATGTTGAAGAAGTGTACTTTGGAAGTGAAGGGATTATAGAGAATGCAAATGAAGGCACGATAGCCATTGATTTTACGACATCTACACCAACATTGGCAAAACGTATAAATGAAGTTGGTAAAAGAAAGAATGTATTTACGTTAGATGCCCCAGTATCTGGAGGAGATGTTGGTGCTAAAGAAGCAAGACTTGCAATTATGGTCGGTGGAGAGAAAGACATATATGATAGATGTTTACCGTTATTTGAAAAACTAGGAACAAATATTCAGTTACAAGGACCAGCTGGGAGTGGACAACATACGAAAATGTGCAATCAAATTGCAATTGCATCCAACATGATTGGAGTATGTGAAGCTGTTGCTTACGCGAAAAAGGCTGGACTAAATCCAGATAAAGTATTAGAGAGTATTTCAACAGGTGCAGCAGGTAGTTGGTCATTAAATAATTTAGCTCCTCGAATGTTAAAAGGAGACTTTGAGCCAGGGTTTTACGTAAAGCATTTTATGAAAGATATGAAAATCGCTTTAGATGAGGCTGAAAAATTACAATTACCAGTACCAGGTTTAAGCTTGGCGAAAGAATTGTATGAAGAGTTAATTATGGATGGAGAAGAAAATAGCGGAACACAAGTGTTATATAAAAAGTATATAAGGGGGTAA
- a CDS encoding serine hydrolase domain-containing protein — MIKKIIVVASLCTVVCGGVYYAFYAPSVMEQTVLTTNVAPAIGSEVQDNIEEKEERQIDYASISQKLDQYLVGKQFNGTVLVTDKERVILNKGYGYADVQNKIENTPQTKYRIGSITKTVVATSILQLQEQGKLNIQENVNTYIPSFPADKNITLYHLLTHTSGLPESGKGKVNAASRINLVNWIGSQKVEFPPGAGWRYTDYNYMVLAYIIESISKKTLGDYIKENIFIKAEMHESGMGNMAPGDQHFTKGYVKKDNVLEPAQKLSMDWLYGCGEMYTTVGDMKKLDEAIINGKLLSEQSMQAMFSPSEERKYAFSFYIYPDYFHNHGVLSGWNTFNNFNKEKGTFVILFSNVKNSMDDDFNNEFRKMVNDLLEQRG; from the coding sequence ATGATAAAAAAAATAATAGTAGTTGCTTCACTATGTACTGTTGTTTGCGGTGGAGTATACTATGCTTTCTATGCTCCCAGTGTAATGGAACAAACAGTGTTAACTACTAATGTGGCCCCGGCTATTGGGTCAGAAGTGCAAGATAATATAGAAGAAAAAGAAGAGAGACAAATTGATTATGCTAGTATATCTCAAAAATTAGATCAATATTTAGTAGGAAAGCAATTTAATGGGACAGTTTTGGTGACTGATAAAGAGCGTGTTATATTGAATAAAGGATATGGATATGCTGATGTTCAAAATAAAATAGAAAATACACCTCAAACAAAATATCGTATCGGTTCTATTACGAAAACAGTAGTTGCTACATCTATTTTACAGCTACAAGAACAAGGGAAATTAAACATTCAGGAAAATGTAAATACATATATTCCTTCATTTCCAGCAGATAAAAATATCACTTTATATCATTTATTAACGCATACATCGGGTTTACCGGAAAGCGGCAAAGGAAAAGTGAATGCGGCTTCTCGTATAAACTTAGTAAATTGGATTGGGAGTCAAAAAGTAGAGTTTCCACCAGGAGCAGGTTGGAGATATACAGATTATAATTATATGGTGCTTGCTTATATTATAGAAAGCATATCAAAAAAAACGTTAGGAGATTACATAAAAGAAAATATATTTATTAAAGCAGAAATGCACGAATCTGGTATGGGAAATATGGCTCCGGGAGATCAGCATTTTACTAAAGGGTACGTTAAGAAAGATAATGTACTTGAACCTGCACAAAAATTGTCAATGGATTGGTTATACGGTTGCGGCGAGATGTATACGACAGTTGGAGATATGAAGAAATTAGACGAAGCAATTATAAATGGGAAACTTCTTTCTGAACAAAGTATGCAAGCGATGTTTTCACCTTCAGAAGAACGGAAATATGCATTTAGTTTTTATATATACCCAGATTATTTTCATAATCATGGTGTACTATCTGGTTGGAACACTTTCAATAATTTTAATAAAGAAAAAGGGACTTTTGTTATTTTATTTTCAAATGTGAAAAATAGTATGGATGATGATTTTAATAATGAGTTTCGAAAGATGGTAAATGATTTATTAGAACAAAGGGGATGA
- a CDS encoding GGDEF domain-containing protein yields the protein MNILHFLLENTVFQNVLQDLKLNVLYIENGCTHQQTIENIHPKCMFIANSFEEGELLFHKTKPHIVIMYVTDFSQIKYIKNMYNPHSTFIVIWDQQITNEFTEVLTLGIRNIVIAPVTPQVVLEEVNKSLYQLSLVRQVSLQQELLQMMFDFHNDLLFIVEDDEIVDCNTNFLEFFGYENLFDYREQHLVFAEHFIRENGYYSTTHDITWLDDTLSYDRRIKMSNYEGIVSTFLLRATPLPEDLSRFIVKCTEITELDEIYQEQERLAMIDSLTEIYNRLKFQQILEVEWDNVIRNDEKMAIILFDIDNFKTVNDTYGHDFGDLALIQLAELMKSKVEQQHVFARWGGEEFIILVTNTVEKEAFQVAESLRFFIETKQFSGISKLTASFGVALYEKGITREELMQRADIALYEAKKNGKNQVCIYRKEKM from the coding sequence ATGAACATACTACATTTTTTATTAGAGAATACGGTTTTCCAAAATGTATTACAAGATCTTAAGTTAAATGTCCTTTATATAGAAAATGGATGCACACATCAACAAACGATTGAAAATATTCATCCCAAATGCATGTTTATAGCAAATAGTTTTGAAGAAGGAGAACTATTGTTTCATAAGACTAAACCGCATATTGTAATTATGTATGTAACAGATTTTTCTCAAATAAAATATATAAAGAATATGTATAATCCACATAGTACATTCATTGTCATTTGGGATCAACAAATAACAAATGAGTTTACAGAGGTGCTTACGTTAGGAATACGTAATATTGTGATAGCCCCAGTAACTCCACAAGTAGTGTTAGAGGAAGTAAATAAAAGTTTGTATCAACTTTCTTTAGTGCGGCAAGTAAGTTTGCAACAAGAACTACTGCAGATGATGTTTGATTTTCACAATGATCTATTATTTATAGTAGAAGATGATGAGATTGTTGATTGTAATACGAATTTTTTAGAGTTTTTTGGATATGAAAATTTGTTTGATTATCGTGAGCAACATTTAGTGTTTGCCGAACATTTTATTAGAGAAAATGGATATTATTCGACGACTCATGATATAACATGGTTAGATGATACATTATCATATGATAGAAGAATTAAGATGTCTAATTATGAAGGAATTGTATCAACTTTTTTATTACGTGCGACGCCGTTACCAGAAGATTTATCGAGATTTATTGTAAAGTGTACAGAGATTACAGAATTAGATGAAATCTATCAAGAACAAGAAAGACTTGCCATGATAGATTCATTGACAGAGATTTATAATCGTTTGAAGTTCCAACAAATATTAGAGGTAGAGTGGGATAATGTAATACGTAACGATGAAAAAATGGCAATTATATTATTTGATATAGATAATTTTAAAACAGTAAATGACACATATGGTCATGATTTTGGAGACTTAGCATTAATACAACTTGCAGAACTTATGAAGTCTAAAGTAGAGCAACAACATGTATTTGCAAGATGGGGAGGAGAAGAATTTATTATATTAGTGACAAATACAGTAGAAAAAGAAGCATTTCAAGTTGCAGAATCATTGCGCTTTTTTATTGAAACAAAACAATTCTCTGGAATTTCGAAATTAACAGCGAGTTTTGGAGTAGCGTTATATGAGAAAGGAATTACAAGAGAAGAATTAATGCAGCGAGCGGACATTGCATTATATGAAGCGAAAAAAAATGGGAAAAATCAGGTATGTATATATAGAAAAGAAAAAATGTGA
- a CDS encoding nitroreductase family protein: protein MTNDNFFNVLYERTSTRAFNPDKEISSTELHEILKAAAQAPSAWNLQHWKFLVFQGEDVQKRLHPIAYNQQQILDASAVVAVLGDLEAYKNVEPVYGPIVEQGFMKEEAKERLAKNIESAYTREQFPRDAAFSNASLAAMQLMLAAKATGWDTCAIGGFNPQALTEEFNVSSRYVPIMLITIGESTLKGHPAPRMSVEQVSEWAK from the coding sequence ATGACAAACGATAACTTTTTTAACGTTCTATATGAACGCACGTCTACACGTGCATTCAACCCAGACAAAGAAATTTCATCGACAGAATTACATGAAATTTTAAAAGCAGCTGCACAAGCACCTTCTGCTTGGAACCTGCAACACTGGAAATTCCTTGTTTTCCAAGGAGAAGATGTACAAAAACGATTACACCCAATTGCTTATAACCAACAACAAATTCTCGATGCTTCTGCAGTAGTCGCTGTTTTAGGTGATTTAGAAGCTTATAAAAATGTTGAACCCGTTTATGGTCCAATTGTTGAACAAGGCTTTATGAAAGAAGAAGCAAAAGAGCGCTTAGCTAAAAACATTGAATCTGCATATACTCGTGAACAATTCCCAAGAGATGCTGCTTTTTCAAATGCATCTTTAGCAGCAATGCAACTTATGCTTGCAGCTAAAGCAACTGGCTGGGACACTTGCGCTATCGGTGGTTTCAATCCACAAGCACTTACAGAAGAATTCAATGTTTCATCTCGATACGTACCAATTATGCTTATTACAATTGGTGAATCAACTTTAAAAGGCCACCCTGCACCACGAATGAGCGTAGAGCAAGTGAGTGAATGGGCAAAATAG
- a CDS encoding DUF3915 domain-containing protein, with protein sequence MFGSFGCCDNFRDCHHRERECDHRDHREKEREVKPQQPAVCNVLASISVGTELSLLSIRGNGTFNNVIFEGFANGVALFSALARNNKDDKDNNKDDKNNQNRNTFTGILRVCPTDIVAIAI encoded by the coding sequence ATGTTTGGATCATTTGGATGCTGTGATAACTTTAGAGACTGTCATCATCGTGAAAGAGAGTGTGACCATCGCGACCATCGTGAGAAAGAGAGAGAGGTAAAACCACAACAACCAGCTGTATGTAACGTACTTGCTAGCATTTCAGTTGGAACAGAGCTTTCTCTTTTAAGCATTAGAGGTAATGGTACTTTCAACAATGTAATTTTTGAAGGTTTCGCTAACGGTGTTGCTCTTTTCTCTGCTTTAGCTCGTAATAACAAAGACGACAAAGATAACAATAAAGACGATAAGAACAATCAAAATCGAAATACTTTTACTGGTATTTTACGTGTATGCCCAACTGATATCGTTGCAATCGCTATCTAA
- the ptsP gene encoding phosphoenolpyruvate--protein phosphotransferase translates to MTLNIQGIAASSGIAIAKAFRLENPEFNIEKKSITNEAAEIARLDAALEKAKTELEAIKDHAFAELGADKAAIFEAHLLVLNDPELVNPVKDKVNSEKVNAEFAMDEVASMFISMFENMDNEYMKERAADIRDVTKRVLAHLLGINFSNPGTISEEVIIIAEDLTPSDTAQLNRKYAKGFTTDIGGRTSHSAIMARSMEIPAVVGTKVVMEKIQNGDIVIIDGLDGEVIVNPSEETLRSFEEKKAKFEEQKAIWAKLKDQATVTSDGHHVELVANIGTPNDVQGIIDNGGEGVGLYRTEFLYMGRDNLPTEEEQFEAYKAVLEGVKEGQPVVVRTLDIGGDKELPYLHLPKEMNPFLGYRAIRLCLDEQDVFRTQLRALLRASVYGNLKIMFPMIATLDEFRQAKAILLEEKAKLVEAGTTVSDSIEVGMMVEIPASAVLADQFAKEVDFFSIGTNDLIQYTMAADRMNERVAYLYQPYNPSILRLVKMVIDAAHKEGKWAGMCGEMAGDSLAIPLLLGLGLDEFSMSATSILPARTQLSKLSKAEMETLAEKALTMSTAEEVVELVKSI, encoded by the coding sequence ATGACTCTTAATATTCAAGGGATCGCTGCATCAAGTGGGATTGCTATTGCAAAGGCTTTCAGACTTGAGAATCCTGAATTTAACATTGAAAAGAAATCAATTACAAACGAAGCTGCTGAAATTGCACGCTTAGACGCTGCGCTTGAGAAAGCAAAAACTGAATTAGAAGCAATTAAGGACCACGCTTTTGCTGAGCTGGGTGCTGATAAAGCTGCGATCTTTGAAGCACATTTATTAGTATTAAATGATCCAGAACTAGTAAACCCGGTAAAAGATAAAGTAAATAGCGAAAAAGTAAATGCTGAATTTGCAATGGATGAAGTTGCATCAATGTTTATTTCTATGTTTGAAAACATGGATAACGAATATATGAAAGAACGTGCTGCGGACATTCGTGACGTAACAAAACGCGTTCTTGCACATTTACTAGGAATTAACTTCTCAAACCCTGGTACAATTTCTGAAGAAGTAATCATTATTGCTGAAGATTTAACACCATCTGATACAGCTCAGTTAAACCGTAAGTATGCAAAAGGTTTCACGACTGATATCGGTGGACGTACATCTCACTCTGCAATTATGGCTCGTTCTATGGAAATTCCTGCAGTTGTTGGTACGAAAGTTGTTATGGAGAAAATCCAAAATGGCGATATCGTAATCATTGACGGTTTAGATGGAGAAGTAATTGTAAACCCATCGGAAGAAACTCTTCGTTCTTTTGAAGAAAAGAAAGCGAAATTTGAAGAGCAAAAAGCAATATGGGCAAAATTAAAAGACCAAGCTACTGTAACGAGCGATGGACATCACGTTGAGCTTGTTGCTAATATCGGAACACCAAATGATGTACAAGGTATTATCGATAATGGCGGAGAAGGCGTTGGTTTATACCGTACAGAATTCTTATACATGGGCCGTGACAATCTTCCAACAGAAGAAGAGCAGTTCGAGGCGTATAAAGCAGTTCTTGAAGGTGTAAAAGAAGGTCAACCTGTTGTTGTTCGTACACTTGACATCGGTGGAGATAAAGAGCTTCCATACTTACATTTACCAAAAGAAATGAACCCATTCTTAGGATACCGTGCAATTCGCTTATGTCTTGATGAGCAAGATGTGTTCCGTACACAACTTCGTGCATTACTTCGTGCTAGCGTATACGGTAACTTAAAAATTATGTTCCCAATGATTGCAACTCTTGATGAGTTCCGTCAAGCGAAAGCGATTTTATTAGAAGAGAAAGCAAAGCTTGTAGAAGCGGGTACAACTGTTTCTGATTCTATTGAAGTGGGTATGATGGTTGAAATTCCAGCTTCAGCAGTATTAGCAGATCAATTCGCAAAAGAAGTTGATTTCTTCTCTATCGGAACAAATGACTTAATCCAATACACAATGGCTGCAGACCGTATGAACGAACGTGTAGCTTACTTATATCAACCATATAACCCATCTATTTTACGTCTTGTAAAAATGGTTATCGATGCTGCTCATAAAGAGGGCAAATGGGCTGGTATGTGTGGTGAGATGGCGGGAGATTCACTTGCTATCCCATTATTATTAGGATTAGGCTTAGATGAGTTCAGTATGAGTGCAACATCTATCCTTCCTGCAAGAACACAACTAAGCAAGTTGTCAAAAGCAGAAATGGAAACATTAGCAGAAAAAGCATTAACAATGTCAACTGCTGAAGAAGTTGTTGAATTAGTTAAAAGCATATAA
- the ptsH gene encoding phosphocarrier protein HPr produces MEKIFKVTSDSGIHARPATLLVNTASKFGSDINLEYNGKNVNLKSIMGVMSLGIQQNAEIKITANGDDAAQALAAIEETMKNEGLGE; encoded by the coding sequence ATGGAAAAAATCTTTAAAGTAACAAGCGACTCAGGAATTCATGCACGTCCAGCAACTCTACTTGTAAACACTGCAAGCAAATTTGGTTCTGACATTAACTTAGAGTATAACGGAAAAAACGTTAACTTAAAATCAATCATGGGCGTTATGTCTTTAGGCATTCAACAAAACGCAGAAATTAAAATCACTGCAAATGGTGATGATGCAGCTCAAGCACTAGCAGCTATCGAAGAAACTATGAAAAACGAAGGATTAGGAGAATAA
- the ptsG gene encoding PTS glucose transporter subunit IIABC, translated as MFKKIFGVLQKVGKALMLPVAILPAAGILLGFGNAFQNPQLTNVIPALKADWFVMVAKIMEQSGDIIFANLALLFAVGVAIGLAGGDGVAGLAAFVGYLIMNKTMSVFLEVDKLVKVTSSGADPVKIGFADPAYANVLGIPTLQTGVFGGIIVGIVAAYCYNKYFNIELPSYLGFFAGKRFVPIATATFSLVVGIIMCFIWPYIQGGLNTFSHQMIDANRTLAAFIFGLIERSLIPFGLHHIFYSPFWFEFGQYTNAAGELIRGDQKIFMAQLKDGVELTAGTFTTGKYPFMMFGLPAAALAMYHEARPENKKLAAGILGSAALTSFLTGITEPLEFSFLFVAPVLFGIHAVFAGLSFMTMQILGVKIGMTFSGGLIDFMLFGVLPGRTAWWWVIIVGLVLAVIYYFGFRFAIRKWNLKTPGREVANANDGAGKTEAGELPREVLVALGGKENIASLDACITRLRVQVNEQKNVNKDRLKELGAAGVLEVGNNIQAIFGPKSDTLKSQIHDIMSGRTPHVEKEEPVKVEETPQKVDENETIVSPIEGKILPITEVPDQVFSGKMMGDGFAIEPTEGTVVSPVNGEIVNVFPTKHAIGIQSEGGKEILIHFGIDTVKLNGEGFEALVAQGDKVKQGQPLLKVDLTFIKENAPSIITPIVFTNLQQGQQVELKKDGNVKKGENAIIDIQ; from the coding sequence ATGTTTAAGAAGATCTTTGGTGTTCTTCAAAAAGTCGGGAAAGCGTTAATGCTTCCAGTAGCGATTTTACCGGCAGCAGGTATTTTACTTGGATTTGGTAATGCATTTCAAAATCCACAGTTAACAAATGTTATTCCTGCTTTAAAAGCAGATTGGTTCGTAATGGTTGCAAAAATTATGGAACAATCTGGTGATATTATTTTCGCTAACCTTGCATTATTATTCGCAGTTGGGGTAGCAATTGGTTTAGCAGGTGGAGACGGAGTAGCTGGTTTAGCAGCATTCGTTGGCTACCTAATTATGAACAAAACGATGAGTGTGTTCTTAGAAGTAGATAAGTTAGTAAAAGTAACAAGTTCTGGAGCAGACCCAGTGAAAATTGGATTTGCAGATCCAGCATATGCGAATGTATTAGGAATTCCAACGCTACAAACAGGAGTATTTGGTGGTATTATCGTCGGTATAGTAGCGGCATATTGCTATAATAAATACTTCAATATTGAATTACCTTCATACCTAGGTTTCTTTGCAGGTAAGCGTTTCGTACCGATCGCAACTGCAACATTCTCTTTAGTAGTAGGTATTATCATGTGCTTCATTTGGCCATACATTCAAGGTGGCTTAAATACGTTCTCACATCAAATGATTGATGCGAATAGAACGTTAGCAGCATTTATTTTTGGTTTAATTGAACGTTCATTAATTCCATTTGGATTACATCACATTTTCTATTCACCGTTCTGGTTCGAATTTGGTCAGTACACAAATGCGGCTGGCGAATTAATCCGCGGTGACCAAAAAATCTTTATGGCACAGTTAAAAGATGGTGTAGAATTAACAGCAGGTACATTTACAACTGGTAAGTATCCGTTCATGATGTTCGGTCTTCCAGCAGCAGCTTTAGCAATGTACCATGAAGCACGTCCAGAAAATAAAAAATTAGCAGCTGGTATTTTAGGTTCTGCTGCATTAACATCTTTCTTAACAGGTATTACAGAACCACTTGAATTTTCATTCTTATTCGTAGCACCAGTATTATTCGGAATTCACGCTGTATTTGCTGGTCTATCATTTATGACAATGCAAATTTTAGGTGTTAAAATTGGTATGACATTCTCTGGTGGTTTAATCGACTTTATGTTATTCGGTGTATTACCAGGCCGTACAGCATGGTGGTGGGTAATTATTGTTGGTCTTGTACTAGCAGTTATTTACTACTTCGGATTCCGCTTTGCAATCCGTAAATGGAATTTAAAAACACCTGGTCGTGAAGTAGCAAATGCGAATGACGGCGCAGGAAAAACAGAAGCAGGTGAACTTCCTCGAGAAGTATTAGTAGCACTTGGTGGTAAAGAAAACATTGCTTCTTTAGATGCTTGTATTACTCGTTTACGTGTTCAAGTTAACGAACAAAAGAATGTAAACAAAGACCGCTTAAAAGAACTTGGAGCGGCTGGTGTACTTGAAGTTGGAAATAACATTCAAGCTATTTTCGGACCAAAATCTGACACATTAAAATCACAAATTCATGATATTATGTCAGGCCGTACACCTCATGTTGAAAAAGAAGAGCCTGTAAAGGTAGAAGAAACTCCTCAAAAAGTTGATGAAAATGAAACAATCGTATCACCAATTGAAGGGAAAATCTTACCGATTACAGAAGTACCTGATCAAGTATTCTCAGGAAAAATGATGGGAGACGGATTTGCAATCGAGCCAACAGAAGGAACAGTAGTTTCTCCAGTTAATGGTGAGATCGTCAATGTATTCCCTACAAAGCATGCGATTGGTATTCAATCTGAGGGTGGAAAAGAGATATTAATTCACTTTGGTATTGATACTGTAAAATTAAATGGTGAAGGATTTGAGGCACTTGTAGCACAAGGCGACAAAGTGAAACAAGGACAACCATTATTAAAAGTAGATCTTACATTCATAAAAGAAAATGCACCATCTATTATTACGCCAATTGTATTTACAAATTTACAACAAGGGCAACAAGTCGAATTGAAAAAAGATGGAAATGTTAAGAAGGGCGAAAACGCTATTATTGACATTCAGTAG